One region of Alosa sapidissima isolate fAloSap1 chromosome 1, fAloSap1.pri, whole genome shotgun sequence genomic DNA includes:
- the gria2a gene encoding glutamate receptor 2a isoform X4 → MLKTMNLTGLILPVLWGMSFGGSPSVQIGGLFPRGADQEYSAFRIGMVRFGTAEFRLTPHIDNLEVANSFAITNCFCSQFSRGVYAIFGFYDKKSVNTITSFCETLHVSFITPSFPADGFNQFVLQMRPDIKGPLISLVEYYKWETFAYLYDGDRGLSTLQAVLDTAAERKWQVTAINVGNLKDERKDEAYRSLFQDLENKKEKRVILDCEQDKVKDIMEQVITIGRHVKGYHYIIANFGFLDGDLSKIQYGGANVSGFQIVDFDDPVVAKFDQHWETLEEKEYPGADSRIRYTSALTYDAVQVMTEAFKFLHKQRIDITRRGNNGDCLANPAVPWSQGVEIERALKQVRVDGLTGNIQFDQYGKRVNYSVNVMELKNSGPVKIGYWNEVDKMAVTKSDPFSNDTMGIENKTVVVTTILEAPYVMLKKNSELFVDNDRYEGYCVDLAAEIAKHCGFKYHLRIVGDGKYGARDAETKIWNGMVGELVYGKADIAVAPLTITLVREEVIDFSKPFMSLGISIMIKKPQKSKPGVFSFLDPLAYEIWMCIVFAYIGVSVVLFLVSRFSPYEWHIEELEDGQLGQSESTNEFGIFNSLWFSLGAFMQQGCDISPRSLSGRIVGGVWWFFTLIIISSYTANLAAFLTVERMVSPIESAEDLAKQTEIAYGTLDAGSTKEFFRRSKIALFDKMWQYMKSAEPSVFVKNTVEGVLRVRKSKGKYAYLLESTMNEYIEQRKPCDTMKVGGNLDSKGYGIATPKGSALRTPVNLAVLKLSEQGVLDKLKNKWWYDKGECGSKDSGSKEKTSALSLSNVAGVFYILVGGLGLAMLVALVEFCYKSRAEAKRLKVAKSDSLHATSSQNSQNFATYKEGYNVYGMESVKI, encoded by the exons ATGCTAAAGACGATGAATTTAACGGGCTTGATATTGCCCGTGCTGTGGGGGATGTCGTTTGGTGGATCTCCAAGCGTTCAAATTG GGGGTCTGTTCCCTCGAGGCGCGGATCAGGAATACAGCGCTTTCCGGATCGGGATGGTTCGGTTCGGCACGGCCGAGTTCCGTCTCACACCCCATATAGACAACCTGGAGGTGGCCAACAGCTTCGCCATCACCAACTGCT TCTGCTCTCAGTTTTCCCGTGGGGTGTACGCCATATTTGGGTTTTACGATAAGAAGTCGGTGAACACCATCACATCGTTCTGTGAGACGCTTCACGTGTCGTTCATCACACCAAGTTTCCCTGCCGACGGATTCAACCAGTTTGTGCTTCAGATGCGGCCTGACATCAAAGGGCCACTCATCAGCCTTGTGGAGTACTACAAATGGGAGACGTTTGCCTACTTGTATGATGGTGACCGAG GTTTGTCAACGCTGCAGGCCGTACTCGACACAGCTGCGGAGCGTAAGTGGCAGGTGACCGCGATAAACGTGGGCAACCTGAAGGATGAGAGGAAAGATGAGGCCTATCGCTCACTCTTCCAGGACCTTGAGAACAAGAAGGAGAAGAGGGTCATCTTAGACTGTGAACAGGACAAGGTCAAGGATATCATGGAGCAG GTTATCACCATCGGTCGCCATGTGAAGGGATACCATTACATCATCGCTAACTTT GGCTTTCTCGATGGTGACTTGTCAAAGATACAGTATGGTGGAGCCAATGTGTCAGGTTTCCAGATTGTTGACTTTGATGATCCAGTTGTGGCGAAGTTTGATCAGCACTGGGAAACCCTGGAAGAGAAAGAGTACCCAGGAGCTGACAGCAGGATCAGG TACACCTCTGCGCTGACTTATGATGCAGTGCAGGTGATGACAGAGGCCTTCAAATTCCTGCACAAGCAACGGATAGACATCACTCGTCGTGGCAACAATGGAGACTGCCTTGCCAACCCTGCGGTGCCGTGGTCCCAGGGAGTGGAAATCGAACGAGCTCTAAAACAG GTCCGTGTGGATGGACTGACTGGAAATATTCAGTTTGACCAGTACGGGAAACGAGTGAATTACTCCGTCAACGTGATGGAGCTGAAGAACAGCGGACCAGTCAAG ATTGGTTACTGGAATGAAGTAGACAAAATGGCAGTGACTAAATCAGACCCGTTCTCCAATGACACCATGGGCATTGAGAACAAGACTGTTGTAGTGACAACCATCCTG gaagcTCCATATGTGATGCTGAAGAAGAATTCAGAGCTGTTTGTGGATAATGATCGCTATGAGGGCTATTGTGTGGACCTGGCTGCAGAGATTGCCAAGCATTGTGGGTTTAAGTATCATCTGAGGATTGTAGGAGATGGAAAGTATGGTGCCCGAGATGCTGAGACAAAGATTTGGAACGGAATGGTGGGAGAGCTGGTCTATggg AAAGCAGACATAGCGGTGGCTCCCCTGACCATTACGCTGGTGAGAGAGGAGGTGATTGACTTCTCCAAGCCCTTCATGAGTCTGGGCATTTCCATCATGATCAAGAAGCCGCAGAAGTCCAAGCCGGGCGTCTTCTCCTTCCTCGACCCGCTGGCCTACGAGATCTGGATGTGCATTGTGTTCGCCTACATCGGCGTGAGCGTGGTGCTCTTCCTGGTCAGCCGCTTCAGTCCGTACGAGTGGCACATCGAGGAGCTGGAGGACGGGCAGCTCGGCCAGAGCGAGTCCACTAACGAGTTTGGGATCTTTAAttctctctggttctctctgGGTGCCTTTATGCAGCAGGGATGCGATATTTCGCCAAG gtctctGTCAGGGCGTATagtgggtggtgtgtggtggttctTCACCCTCATCATCATCTCCTCCTACACGGCCAACTTGGCTGCCTTCCTGACAGTCGAGCGCATGGTCTCCCCCATAGAGAGTGCTGAAGACCTGGCCAAGCAGACAGAGATTGCCTACGGAACCCTGGATGCTGGATCCACCAAAGAGTTCTTCAGG AGGTCTAAGATCGCCCTTTTTGATAAGATGTGGCAGTACATGAAGAGTGCTGAGCCCTCTGTATTTGTGAAAAACACGGTAGAGGGGGTTCTGCGGGTCAGGAAGTCCAAAGGGAAGTACGCCTACTTGCTGGAGTCCACCATGAACGAGTACATCGAACAGCGCAAGCCCTGTGACACCATGAAGGTCGGGGGGAACCTGGACTCCAAAGGATATGGAATCGCTACGCCCAAAGGATCAGCATTAAG AACGCCAGTAAACCTTGCAGTATTGAAACTCAGTGAGCAAGGCGTCTTAGAcaagctgaaaaacaaatggtGGTACGATAAGGGTGAATGTGGATCCAAGGACTCGGGAAGTAAG GAGAAGACCAGCGCCCTGAGCCTGAGTAACGTGGCGGGGGTGTTCTACATCCTAGTCGGcggcctgggcctggccatgctGGTGGCCCTGGTGGAGTTCTGCTACAAGTCGCGCGCCGAGGCCAAGAGACTGAAGGTGGCCAAGAGTGACAGCCTGCACGCCACTTCCTCGCAGAATTCTCAGAATTTTGCCACTTATAAGGAAGGGTACAACGTGTATGGGATGGAGAGTGTTAAGATCTAG